The Styela clava chromosome 10, kaStyClav1.hap1.2, whole genome shotgun sequence genome window below encodes:
- the LOC120337623 gene encoding uncharacterized protein LOC120337623 isoform X3, with the protein MPHYICVRFQVDGRIVVVNECWLVGESHCRWPQSGNIEEMVKIGAKPKSEWGVWEIDILGGDDDYETCARRAYSTQQSWGAHHKAPTYTIDKDALAPTITPLSSQNLSAAYRPHTEMVKETTPATTTASTTSTSNPRKRKATSDAEIKKTLKRLEESISTINKNLNGRLKDIEDKLRPILTIDPLPERSPSPSYSPKFEKHSHVVLPPCNSLEELNEWLDNQDIYACAKRVTCVQLRATVRTFVRTAMTKTLAKTFSWSGLGIRRLKTKTCFKDHKVFNYLIDVLHETPHRHATSSEIADAIKKVLVGVGDWDVRRSQRYGSSFPSIAFFP; encoded by the exons ATGCCACATTATATCTGTGTTAGATTCCAAGTTGATGGGCGAATTGTAGTTGTCAATGAATGTTGGCTGGTGGGTGAATCCCATTGTAGATGGCCTCAATCTGGCAACATTGAAGAAATGGTGAAAATTGGAGCGAAGCCAAAATCTGAATGGGGTGTTTGGGAGATTGATATTCTAGGCGGAGATG ATGACTATGAGACCTGTGCAAGGCGAGCATACAGCACCCAACAATCATGGGGAGCCCATCATAAAGCACCAACTTATACAATTGATAAAGATGCTTTGGCTCCCACAATCACTCCCTTGTCATCACAGAATCTCAG CGCTGCCTACCGACCGCACACAGAGATGGTGAAAGAGACGACGCCAGCAACAACGACGGCAAGTACAACCTCAACATCGAATCCACGGAAACGGAAAGCTACATCTGATGCAGAAatcaaaaaaacattgaaacgaTTGGAAGAATCGATCTCAActatcaataaaaatttgaacgGAAGACTCAAAGATATTGAAGACAAACTGAGACCTATTTTGACTATT GATCCACTGCCAGAGAGAAGCCCTAGTCCATCATACAGTCCTAAGTTTGAAAAACATTCCCATGTTGTTCTCCCTCCATGCAACTCCTTAGAAGAATTGAATGAATGGCTGGATAATCAG GACATCTATGCTTGTGCGAAGAGAGTAACTTGTGTTCAATTACGAGCGACTGTACGTACATTTGTTCGAACGGCAATGACCAAAACCCTCGCTAAAACATTCAGTTGGAGTGGACTCGGAATACGaagattaaaaacaaaaacttgttTCAAAGATCACAAAGTCTTCAATTATCTTATCG ATGTTCTTCATGAGACTCCGCACAGACATGCAACATCAAGTGAAATAGCTGATGCAATTAAAAAAGTTCTTGTTGGCGTCGGAGATTGGGACGTTCGGAGAAGTCAACGATACGGCTCTTCCTTCCCTTCAATCGCTTTCTTTCCTTGA
- the LOC120337624 gene encoding uncharacterized protein LOC120337624, with translation MPRFICARFQVDGRIVVIHECWLVGEGHCRWPQSGNIEELVKMGQKPKSEWGVWEIDILGGDEDYDTCSRRAYSTQQSWGSHSKVPNSVPQGPGSMTTMSSGYTYRPLLDLEKSTTSTTSSSTTSNSRKRKAPSDSEIKITLKRLEHSISTINRNLSGRLRDIEDKLKPILNDSSSNNGARSPPPASPPYVPKYDRETGRHCHTVLPPANTMEELDEWLDNQDCYAVAKRVTCTELRATVRAFMRAAMTKNLAKTFSWSGLGMRRMKTKTSFKDHKAFNYLIDVLHETPFRHASQSEISDGIKKVLAGVGEWDGGRAARYSSFPTIAFFP, from the exons ATGCCGCGTTTCATTTGCGCCAGGTTCCAAGTGGACGGACGTATTGTTGTTATTCACGAGTGCTGGCTTGTCGGTGAAGGGCATTGTAGATGGCCTCAATCTGGCAACATTGAAGAATTAGTAAAAATGGGACAAAAACCAAAATCTGAATGGGGAGTTTGGGAAATTGATATTCTTGGTGGAGACG AGGATTATGATACCTGCTCCAGAAGAGCCTACAGCACCCAACAATCCTGGGGATCTCATTCAAAAGTTCCGAATTCCGTTCCTCAAGGTCCTGGCAGCATGACAACAATGTCTTCagg ATATACCTACAGACCACTTTTGGATTTGGAGAAGAGTACCACAAGCACAACTTCATCTTCAACGACTTCAAATTCACGGAAACGTAAAGCGCCATCAGATTccgaaataaaaataacattgaaACGTCTAGAACATTCCATTTCAACTATAAATAGAAATTTATCTGGAAGACTAAGAGATATTGAAGATAAATTGAAACCTATTTTAAAT gATTCTTCATCAAATAACGGTGCACGAAGTCCACCCCCTGCAAGTCCCCCATATGTTCCGAAATATGACAGAGAGACAGGAAGACATTGTCATACTGTACTTCCTCCTGCTAATACTATGGAAGAACTAGATGAATGGCTCGATAATCAG GACTGCTATGCAGTAGCGAAACGAGTTACTTGCACTGAATTACGAGCGACAGTTCGTGCCTTCATGAGAGCAGCCATGACCAAAAATCTGGCGAAAACGTTCAGTTGGAGCGGACTCGGAATGCGAcgaatgaaaacaaaaaccaGTTTCAAAGATCACAAAGCTTTTAATTACTTAATTG ATGTCCTTCATGAGACACCATTTCGACACGCATCTCAGAGTGAGATTTCCGACGGAATAAAGAAGGTATTGGCTGGAGTCGGTGAGTGGGACGGAGGACGCGCAGCAAGATACTCTTCGTTCCCAACAATTGCGTTCTTCCCTTGA